A genomic window from Methanobacterium sp. BRmetb2 includes:
- a CDS encoding AAA family ATPase, producing MNSVELDLDEISGALTKNRYIPDDKIATIIFLSLKLQKPILIEGPPGTGKTELPKAISKALDRDFYRIQCYEGITFEQIVGEWNYQKQLLHLEMSRIKDLDEDVFNEQFFIKRPLLSAFINKKPSIILIDEIDKADEEVESFLLQALGEKQITVNDLGTFDLQNDLMVVMTSNSQRILLDETKDRCLYLYIDYPSFEREIEIVKSQVPGASDELIEKVVSIIHKIRDLNLLKKPSIRATIDWVKTLLAFDKDELDDETLTRTMGVIVKNQEDKEKVSKQIFK from the coding sequence ATGAATTCAGTAGAATTAGATTTGGATGAGATAAGCGGTGCATTAACTAAAAATAGATATATACCTGATGATAAAATTGCCACCATTATTTTTTTATCTTTAAAACTACAAAAACCGATTTTAATTGAAGGACCTCCTGGTACTGGTAAGACTGAACTCCCAAAAGCTATTTCAAAGGCTTTAGACAGAGATTTTTACAGGATACAATGTTATGAGGGTATAACATTTGAACAAATTGTAGGGGAGTGGAATTACCAGAAACAGCTGCTTCACCTTGAAATGTCCCGGATAAAGGATTTAGATGAAGATGTTTTTAATGAACAATTTTTCATAAAAAGGCCATTATTATCGGCTTTTATCAACAAAAAACCGTCTATAATCCTGATAGATGAAATTGATAAGGCAGACGAGGAGGTTGAAAGTTTTCTTCTACAGGCCCTGGGAGAAAAACAGATAACTGTTAATGATCTAGGTACATTCGATCTGCAAAATGATTTAATGGTGGTGATGACCTCCAATTCCCAGAGAATACTTTTAGATGAAACTAAAGACCGTTGTTTATATTTATATATTGATTATCCTTCATTTGAGAGGGAAATAGAAATTGTAAAATCACAGGTGCCTGGTGCTTCCGATGAATTAATAGAAAAAGTGGTAAGTATCATCCATAAAATCAGGGACCTGAATTTACTTAAAAAACCGTCTATAAGGGCCACTATTGATTGGGTAAAAACACTTTTAGCTTTTGACAAAGATGAACTGGATGATGAGACTTTAACCCGGACTATGGGAGTAATCGTAAAAAATCAGGAAGATAAAGAAAAAGTATCCAAGCAGATATTCAAATAA